The following proteins are encoded in a genomic region of Alnus glutinosa chromosome 8, dhAlnGlut1.1, whole genome shotgun sequence:
- the LOC133874551 gene encoding uncharacterized protein LOC133874551 — translation MANFFNTHFTVLLCTFLILFSLPHSQSYFSIHDLLRSKGLPPGLLPKEVKSYTLLENGTLEVFLDGPCLTRFENRVYFDSVVRANLTYGSLIGVVGLSQEELFLWLPVKDIIVDDPKSGLILFDIGVAHKQLSLSLFEDPPSCKPQGALENHVRKEMGFEALR, via the exons ATGGCCAACTTCTTTAACACCCACTTCACAGTGCTTCTGTGTACCTTTCTGATCTTGTTCTCGCTTCCCCATTCTCAATCCTACTTCTCCATCCATGACCTCCTTCGGTCCAAAGGCTTACCGCCCGGTCTGCTCCCCAAGGAGGTGAAATCCTACACTCTGTTAGAAAACGGTACCTTAGAAGTCTTTCTTGACGGGCCATGCCTGACCAGGTTTGAGAACAGGGTGTATTTCGACAGTGTTGTGAGAGCTAATCTCACCTATGGGAGTCTCATAGGAGTGGTGGGTCTCTCCCAAGAAGAGCTCTTTCTATGGCTGCCGGTGAAAGATATCATTGTTGATGATCCAAAATCTGGGCTTATTCTGTTTGACATAGGAGTCGCTCACAAGCAACTTTCTTTGTCACTCTTTGAAGATCCGCCCAGTTGTAAGCCACAAG GTGCTTTGGAGAATCATGTGAGGAAGGAGATGGGTTTTGAGGCTCTGAGATAG
- the LOC133875287 gene encoding uncharacterized protein LOC133875287 — protein MGGGAVRAVAKVTGFGVTSGGIRGVPAMPPAEQSVRNASRPVSAILSTSSSEPVKAGSVDASAAHISAAWDDWEFAGEELSMASEEPKPRVVFGGAPSFQEAKEATTELKDALEKVYLSSPKSTGFGDPFTADDVSGLALLSNPELETKSCVTLEATPTPPPKPVLQAFKLLSGSTEVQSVVASIASDPNVWNAMFDNPVLKDFMQSQQRNDEIQEIEEIQEIEELFESRETGKSKNVSFDIMDTMQNIKVTVVEMVSNVSNYLQNIFGFSKADDNSSEANGNNTSATFMDRTLGASFMGLVAMVVMVVVLKRV, from the exons ATGGGAGGAGGAGCCGTGAGAGCGGTGGCGAAGGTGACCGGATTCGGAGTCACGAGCGGCGGCATCCGAGGCGTGCCCGCCATGCCGCCTGCCGAGCAGTCTGTGCGCAACGCCTCCCGTCCAGTCTCGGCTATCCTGTCGACTTCGTCATCGGAGCCGGTCAAGGCCGGCTCCGTTGACGCGTCGGCGGCACATATTTCAGCGGCGTGGGACGACTGGGAGTTCGCCGGGGAAGAGCTGTCGATGGCGTCGGAGGAGCCGAAGCCAAGGGTAGTCTTCGGAGGCGCGCCGAGCTTCCAGGAGGCGAAGGAGGCAACCACTGAATTGAAAGACGCTCTTGAAAA ggTATATCTGTCATCACCTAAATCCACTGGATTTGGTGATCCATTTACTGCTGATGATGTTTCTGGCCTGGCACTACTTTCAAACCCTGAATTAGAGACTAAATCATGCGTCACCCTTGAGGCTACACCAACTCCTCCTCCAAAACCCGTCCTTCAGGCATTCAAGTTACTCAGTGGAAGCACTGAAGTTCAG AGTGTTGTTGCTTCCATTGCCAGTGACCCAAATGTCTGGAATGCTATGTTTGATAATCCTGTGCTTAAGGATTTCATGCAGTCACAGCAGAGAA ATGATGAGATTCAGGAGATTGAAGAGATTCAGGAGATTGAAGAATTATTTGAATCAAGGGAAACTGGGAAGTCAAAGAATGTGTCTTTTGATATTATGGATACGATGCAGAACATTAAAGTTACAGTTGTTGAGATGGTGAGCAACGTGTCCAATTACCTTCAGAACATCTTTGGATTTTCAAAAGCAGATGACAATTCTTCCGAGGCCAATGGAAACAACACCAGCGCGACCTTCATGGATAGGACCCTAGGTGCGTCCTTCATGGGGTTGGTGGCGATGGTTGTTATGGTGGTTGTGTTGAAGCGTGTCTAG